A portion of the Micromonospora vinacea genome contains these proteins:
- a CDS encoding HelD family protein, protein MPALDLDPQLEPRLDTDLDADLAAERAHLTTSRAALARMRERAESLFATGDQVAGDAYAAETLGRTLARRVAELADDPTTPLFFGRLDFADAPNNGTTDSATTNSRTTDSETTNNGTTSSSTTNNGTTDNGTTSARPTASRPASDPTAPDHSGDHHGRRYHVGRRHVTDDRGEPLVLDWRAPVSRSFYRASVRDPQGVAVRRRFGFSNGVLTSFEDERLDRGEELGTTSRILTAEIERPRVGPMRDIVATIQPEQDELVRADLADSICVQGAPGTGKTAVGLHRAAYLLYLHRERLRRAGVLIVGPNRAFLSYIAAVLPALGEVEVEQATVEELISRVPVRAVEAPAVAALKHDVRMASVLRRAVQAQISTPTESITVSDGSFRWRIGIEPLHRIVEETRREGLPYGTGRERVQARVVSLLQRQAEARRAESPSDAWLRRMSRCRPVLDFLDAVWPALTPEGLVHGLFSDPARLAAAADGLLSDSEQAQLTWAKPARTPKATRWTAADAVLIDEATGLLERLSGFGHVVVDEAQDLSPMQCRAIARRSEHGSVTLLGDLAQGTAPWAATDWRESLAHLGKPDAVVVPLTIGFRVPAAVVAFANLLLPALAVDVPPAESLRHDGGLDVRTVTDLTSATVAEVRAALAHDGSVGVIAADDAVDGLRAALAEAGVETATADDVAAAERVTVVPATLVKGLEYDHVVVVEPAAIVAAEPRGLHRLYVVLTRAVSRLAVLHVAPLPAPLVDGSAG, encoded by the coding sequence ATGCCCGCACTTGACCTCGACCCCCAGCTCGAACCCCGACTCGACACCGACCTCGACGCGGACCTGGCCGCCGAACGTGCACACCTCACGACCTCGCGGGCGGCGCTGGCTCGGATGCGGGAGCGGGCCGAGTCTCTGTTCGCCACCGGTGACCAGGTGGCCGGCGACGCGTACGCGGCCGAGACGCTCGGCCGCACCCTGGCCCGTCGGGTGGCCGAGCTGGCCGACGACCCGACCACTCCGCTCTTCTTCGGCCGCCTCGACTTCGCCGACGCCCCGAACAACGGCACCACCGACAGCGCAACCACGAACAGCAGGACCACCGACAGCGAGACCACGAACAACGGCACCACGAGCAGCAGCACCACGAACAACGGGACCACGGACAACGGCACCACGAGCGCCAGGCCCACAGCCAGCAGGCCGGCGAGCGACCCGACCGCGCCCGACCACAGCGGTGATCATCACGGGCGGCGGTATCACGTGGGGCGGCGGCATGTCACCGACGATCGTGGCGAGCCGTTGGTGCTGGACTGGCGGGCGCCGGTCTCCCGTTCGTTCTACCGGGCGAGTGTGCGGGATCCCCAGGGGGTGGCGGTTCGGCGGCGGTTCGGGTTCAGCAATGGTGTGTTGACCAGCTTCGAGGATGAGCGGCTGGATCGGGGCGAGGAGCTCGGTACGACCAGTCGGATCCTCACCGCCGAGATCGAGCGTCCGCGCGTCGGGCCGATGCGGGACATCGTCGCCACGATCCAGCCGGAGCAGGACGAGCTGGTCCGGGCTGATCTCGCCGACTCGATCTGCGTGCAGGGCGCGCCGGGTACGGGGAAGACGGCTGTGGGTCTGCACCGGGCCGCGTACCTGCTCTACCTGCACCGGGAGCGGTTGCGGCGGGCGGGTGTGCTGATCGTCGGGCCGAACCGGGCGTTCCTGTCGTACATCGCGGCGGTGCTGCCGGCGCTCGGTGAGGTGGAGGTCGAGCAGGCCACGGTGGAGGAGTTGATCTCCCGGGTGCCGGTGCGGGCGGTCGAGGCGCCGGCAGTGGCCGCGCTCAAACACGACGTACGGATGGCGAGCGTGCTGCGGCGCGCGGTGCAGGCGCAGATCAGCACCCCTACCGAGTCGATCACCGTGTCGGACGGGTCGTTCCGCTGGCGGATCGGGATCGAGCCGTTGCACCGGATCGTCGAGGAGACCCGCCGGGAGGGGCTGCCGTACGGCACGGGTCGGGAACGCGTTCAGGCGCGGGTGGTGAGCCTGCTGCAACGGCAGGCCGAGGCGCGGCGTGCGGAGTCGCCCAGCGATGCCTGGCTTCGTCGGATGAGCCGCTGCCGGCCGGTGCTCGACTTCCTGGACGCGGTCTGGCCGGCGCTCACCCCGGAAGGGCTGGTGCACGGTCTGTTCTCCGATCCGGCCCGGCTCGCCGCCGCGGCGGACGGCCTGCTCAGCGACTCCGAGCAGGCGCAGCTGACCTGGGCGAAGCCGGCCCGCACGCCGAAGGCGACCCGCTGGACCGCTGCCGACGCGGTGCTGATCGACGAGGCGACCGGGCTGCTGGAACGGCTCTCCGGGTTCGGGCACGTGGTGGTGGACGAGGCGCAGGACCTCTCCCCGATGCAGTGCCGGGCCATCGCCCGGCGCAGCGAGCACGGTTCGGTCACGCTCCTGGGTGACCTCGCCCAGGGCACCGCGCCGTGGGCGGCGACGGACTGGAGGGAGTCGCTTGCCCACCTGGGTAAGCCGGACGCGGTGGTGGTGCCGTTGACAATCGGTTTCCGGGTGCCCGCCGCGGTCGTCGCCTTCGCGAACCTGCTGCTCCCGGCGCTCGCTGTGGACGTACCGCCGGCCGAGTCGCTGCGCCACGACGGCGGCCTGGACGTGCGTACGGTGACCGACCTGACCTCGGCGACGGTGGCCGAGGTGCGCGCGGCGCTCGCCCACGACGGCTCGGTCGGTGTGATCGCCGCGGACGACGCGGTCGACGGCCTCCGCGCGGCCCTGGCCGAGGCCGGTGTCGAGACCGCGACCGCCGACGACGTGGCGGCCGCGGAGCGGGTCACCGTGGTGCCGGCGACGCTGGTCAAGGGCCTTGAGTACGACCACGTGGTGGTGGTCGAGCCGGCCGCGATCGTCGCGGCCGAGCCGCGCGGGCTGCACCGGCTGTACGTGGTGCTCACCCGGGCGGTGTCCCGGCTGGCGGTGCTGCACGTTGCGCCGCTGCCCGCACCGCTCGTCGACGGGTCAGCCGGCTGA
- a CDS encoding HNH endonuclease signature motif containing protein — translation MLEALEQVGGAVDDCAETTLWGLSDDELLASLDATQVLSQRLATVQLGLVRELDGRGLAVAQGASSTAVWLRDRLRLSGRGARQLVQLAATIDAAPPAVRDALLSGAITVEQGRVVAETIAALPVEAGPEVADKATQLLVTWADRFDPTILSRLGERVLTHVAPELADQAELKALERATERAEARRHVTLSEQQNGQVRLSGNLDTETASLLREAIDPLCAPAGEHDDRSPGQRRADALGEICRLALRTGQLPDNGGDRPQLVVTVSLDELLNGVRAGTLETGTRLTPGAVRRLACDAGVLPAVLGGNSQVLDVGRQRRLFTGPLRRALVLRDGGCAFPGCDRPPRWCDGHHIRHWADGGATALVNAVLLCGYHHRLIHRGDWEVRVAADGRPDFLPPSWLDPLRIPRRNLYHLRC, via the coding sequence ATGCTGGAGGCGTTGGAGCAGGTGGGCGGTGCTGTTGACGACTGCGCCGAGACCACGCTCTGGGGGCTCTCCGATGACGAGTTGCTTGCTTCTCTCGACGCGACTCAGGTGTTGTCGCAGCGGCTGGCAACCGTTCAGCTCGGCCTGGTCCGCGAGTTGGACGGTCGCGGGCTGGCGGTCGCCCAGGGCGCCTCGTCCACGGCAGTCTGGCTGCGGGATCGGCTCCGGCTCTCCGGTCGCGGCGCGCGCCAGCTGGTCCAACTCGCCGCCACCATCGACGCCGCCCCGCCGGCGGTGCGCGACGCCCTGCTCAGCGGCGCCATCACCGTCGAGCAGGGGCGAGTGGTTGCCGAGACGATCGCCGCCCTCCCGGTCGAGGCCGGTCCCGAAGTCGCCGACAAGGCCACTCAACTGCTTGTCACCTGGGCCGACCGTTTCGATCCGACAATCCTCAGTCGGCTCGGCGAACGCGTCCTCACGCATGTCGCCCCGGAGCTGGCAGACCAGGCTGAGCTGAAGGCTCTGGAGCGGGCCACCGAGCGGGCCGAGGCCCGCCGGCACGTCACGCTCTCCGAGCAACAGAACGGGCAGGTACGCCTCAGCGGCAACCTCGACACCGAAACCGCGAGCCTGCTCCGCGAGGCGATCGATCCGCTCTGTGCCCCAGCCGGTGAGCACGACGACCGCAGTCCCGGTCAGCGCCGCGCCGACGCCTTGGGCGAGATCTGCCGACTGGCGCTCCGCACGGGCCAACTGCCTGACAACGGTGGCGACCGTCCTCAGCTGGTGGTGACCGTGTCGCTGGACGAGCTGCTCAACGGCGTACGCGCCGGGACACTCGAGACCGGCACGCGCCTTACGCCCGGTGCGGTCCGCCGCCTTGCCTGCGACGCTGGCGTGCTGCCGGCTGTGCTCGGCGGCAACAGTCAGGTCCTGGACGTCGGTCGCCAGCGCCGGCTCTTCACCGGCCCGCTGCGGCGCGCGCTGGTCCTACGGGACGGCGGTTGCGCCTTTCCTGGTTGTGATCGGCCGCCGAGGTGGTGCGACGGCCACCACATCCGACACTGGGCCGACGGTGGGGCGACGGCCCTGGTCAATGCGGTGCTGCTCTGCGGCTACCACCACCGGCTCATCCACCGCGGCGACTGGGAGGTCCGTGTCGCGGCGGACGGTCGACCTGACTTCCTCCCGCCCAGCTGGCTCGACCCGCTGCGCATCCCACGTCGCAACCTCTACCACCTGCGCTGCTGA
- a CDS encoding ArsR/SmtB family transcription factor — protein MTEARPDARRMISDPQVMRALAHPARIAIMEYLSSRESGGTATELAEIVGLSPSATSYHLRALAKFGLVEAAPSRGDARERVWRLLTAGWMVDAGREAGPAARAAEQAVVEAHALRGMERIRDWSRRAGDEPAEWYDKALFNDSLLLLTAEELAELNEAVLALLRPYHPRRRQGDPPPGARTVAVHYRTVPLA, from the coding sequence ATGACCGAGGCCCGTCCCGATGCGCGCCGGATGATCAGTGACCCGCAGGTGATGCGGGCCCTGGCCCACCCGGCCCGGATCGCGATCATGGAATACCTGAGCAGCCGCGAGAGCGGCGGAACCGCGACCGAGCTCGCGGAGATTGTCGGGCTGTCGCCGAGCGCGACCAGTTACCACCTCCGGGCGCTGGCGAAGTTCGGCCTCGTCGAAGCGGCGCCGAGCAGGGGGGACGCCCGCGAGCGGGTGTGGCGTTTGTTGACTGCGGGTTGGATGGTCGACGCAGGCCGCGAGGCCGGGCCCGCAGCACGTGCGGCCGAGCAGGCGGTGGTGGAGGCACATGCGCTCCGGGGGATGGAGCGGATTCGGGATTGGTCGCGGCGCGCCGGGGACGAGCCCGCCGAGTGGTACGACAAGGCGCTGTTCAACGACTCGCTGCTGCTGCTCACCGCGGAGGAGCTGGCCGAGCTGAACGAGGCGGTCCTGGCGCTGCTCCGGCCGTACCACCCGCGACGGCGGCAAGGTGACCCACCGCCGGGGGCGCGAACCGTCGCCGTGCACTACCGGACGGTGCCCTTGGCATAG
- a CDS encoding MFS transporter, which yields MSFTTDESRWADVWLAAAARGTTICGDFLAATALALALQGAGAGGLAVSGLLLAATLPLVVLAPLAGRLADRTDSRTLLVTVGFGQAAICALLAVVEQPVLVVGLVAVLACGLAVTQPCLAALLPAMVRPADLPRASAISQTAVSLGALGGPVLAGLLVGQFGTRVPLLLDAATYLALVVAGLLLRTRRGGRRPTASQTAANASPAAASSEAGVATAGGTEMGWRLRRDPLMLVMVVSTAVVIAAIGGINVIEVFFIRETLGDSATTYGLVSAAWMAGMLPGSWLAVRLARRLDDDGALVRGVLATLAVCSLMVLLAATVPAAGVLVPLWLVGGAANGGDNVFANLLTARRVPEAMRARAYATYGAAVQGGSMAGFLVGGALLAAVPPRPLIAGAGVVGLLVVLAFVPVVARAVRRSSSAGLATPGRPAEPEPAAGDTVGPWLSASHARGSGTSSS from the coding sequence ATGTCCTTCACAACTGACGAGTCGCGCTGGGCGGACGTCTGGCTCGCCGCTGCCGCTCGGGGCACCACCATCTGCGGTGACTTCCTCGCCGCTACCGCGCTCGCGCTGGCCCTACAGGGTGCCGGTGCCGGCGGGCTGGCCGTGTCGGGGCTGCTGCTGGCCGCCACGCTGCCGCTGGTGGTGCTCGCCCCGCTCGCGGGCCGACTCGCCGACCGGACGGACAGCCGTACCCTGCTGGTGACCGTCGGGTTCGGGCAGGCCGCGATCTGTGCGCTCCTCGCCGTCGTCGAACAGCCGGTCCTGGTGGTCGGGCTCGTCGCAGTGCTGGCCTGCGGGCTCGCGGTGACTCAACCCTGCCTGGCGGCGCTGCTGCCGGCGATGGTCCGCCCAGCCGACCTGCCACGAGCCAGCGCGATCAGTCAGACCGCCGTCTCGCTCGGTGCGCTCGGCGGCCCGGTGCTGGCCGGCCTGTTGGTGGGGCAGTTCGGCACCCGCGTACCGCTGCTTCTCGATGCCGCGACCTACCTGGCGCTCGTGGTCGCCGGCCTGCTGCTGCGGACCCGACGCGGCGGCCGCCGACCCACCGCCAGCCAGACCGCCGCCAATGCCAGCCCGGCCGCTGCCAGCAGCGAGGCCGGCGTGGCAACCGCCGGGGGTACGGAGATGGGCTGGCGGCTGCGCCGCGACCCGCTGATGCTCGTCATGGTGGTGAGCACCGCCGTGGTGATCGCGGCGATCGGCGGTATCAACGTGATCGAGGTCTTCTTCATCCGGGAGACGCTGGGGGATTCGGCAACCACGTACGGCCTGGTCAGTGCCGCATGGATGGCTGGCATGCTGCCGGGGAGCTGGCTTGCCGTACGACTCGCCAGGCGGCTCGACGACGACGGCGCGTTGGTACGGGGGGTGCTGGCCACCCTGGCTGTGTGCAGCCTGATGGTGTTGCTCGCGGCGACGGTGCCGGCGGCGGGCGTGTTGGTGCCGCTCTGGCTGGTGGGGGGCGCGGCCAATGGCGGCGACAACGTCTTCGCCAACCTGCTCACCGCTCGGCGGGTGCCGGAGGCGATGCGTGCGCGGGCGTACGCCACCTACGGCGCGGCGGTGCAGGGCGGCTCGATGGCGGGCTTCCTGGTCGGCGGGGCGTTGCTCGCGGCCGTTCCGCCTCGGCCGCTGATCGCCGGCGCCGGTGTGGTCGGGCTGCTGGTGGTGCTGGCCTTCGTGCCGGTCGTGGCCCGGGCGGTACGACGGTCGTCAAGTGCGGGGTTGGCCACTCCGGGCCGGCCCGCCGAGCCGGAGCCAGCGGCCGGGGATACGGTCGGGCCATGGCTGAGCGCATCGCACGCCCGCGGGTCGGGCACATCCAGTTCCTGA
- a CDS encoding menaquinone biosynthetic enzyme MqnA/MqnD family protein: MAERIARPRVGHIQFLNCLPIYWGLMRSGALLDVDLHKDSPDRLSAALVAGDLDIGPITLLEYLKHADELLLLPDLAVGSDGPVLSVNMVSTRPLGELDGARVALGSTSRTGVMLAQLLLAEQYDVRPEYFRCPPDLTQMLLEADAAVLIGDVALRAYYEAPQKGLTVTDLGQAWREWTGLPMVFAVWAVRRDFAAAHPGLVKEVHEAFLRSRDLCLAELDQVAEAAARWETFDAETLATYFRTLDFSLGDRQVAGLREWARRAAAIGEAPALPDGGPEFFAG; the protein is encoded by the coding sequence ATGGCTGAGCGCATCGCACGCCCGCGGGTCGGGCACATCCAGTTCCTGAACTGCCTGCCGATCTACTGGGGTCTGATGCGCTCCGGTGCCCTGCTCGACGTGGACCTGCACAAGGACTCACCGGACCGGTTGAGCGCGGCGTTGGTCGCCGGTGACCTCGACATCGGCCCGATCACGCTGTTGGAGTACCTCAAGCACGCCGACGAGTTGCTGCTCCTGCCGGACCTGGCGGTGGGCAGCGACGGCCCGGTGCTCTCGGTCAACATGGTCTCCACCCGGCCCCTCGGCGAGCTGGACGGCGCCCGGGTGGCGCTCGGTTCGACCTCGCGGACCGGGGTCATGCTGGCTCAGCTGCTGCTCGCCGAGCAGTACGACGTGCGGCCCGAATACTTCCGCTGCCCGCCGGATCTGACCCAGATGCTGCTGGAGGCCGACGCCGCAGTGCTGATCGGGGACGTGGCGCTGCGGGCGTACTACGAGGCACCGCAGAAGGGCCTCACTGTCACCGACCTCGGGCAGGCGTGGCGGGAGTGGACCGGCCTGCCGATGGTCTTCGCCGTCTGGGCGGTCCGCCGCGACTTCGCCGCCGCCCACCCGGGCCTCGTCAAGGAGGTGCACGAGGCCTTCCTGCGTTCGCGGGACCTCTGCCTGGCGGAGCTGGACCAGGTCGCCGAAGCGGCGGCCCGCTGGGAGACCTTCGACGCGGAGACGCTGGCCACGTACTTCCGGACCCTCGATTTCTCCCTCGGCGACCGGCAGGTCGCCGGGCTGCGCGAGTGGGCCCGACGGGCCGCCGCCATCGGCGAGGCCCCGGCACTGCCGGACGGCGGCCCGGAGTTCTTCGCCGGCTGA
- the paaA gene encoding 1,2-phenylacetyl-CoA epoxidase subunit PaaA, protein MYGNDFSAPNGAPDDSPGGLLGEVEAAEAELRAAAARGRRGGPAPDEDLAAYFAEVVDAEQKIEPRDWMPDAYRRTLIRQIAQHAHSEIIGMQPEGNWISRAPSLKRKAILLAKVQDEAGHGLYLYAAAETLGISRDELVQLLLDGRQKYSSIFNYPTLSWADVGAIGWLVDGAAIVNQVPLCRCSYGPYARAMIRVCKEESFHQRQGYEILHTLAHGTPEQQAMAQEAVDRWWYPSLAMFGPPDGDSTHSAQSMAWKIKRFSNDDLRQRFVDMCVQQAEILGLRIPDADLRWNDERQAYDYTQPDYDELMRVISGDGPCNRERIAHRRAAHADGSWVREAAAAYAAKRAGQKETVAA, encoded by the coding sequence ATGTATGGCAACGACTTCTCCGCCCCGAACGGCGCCCCGGACGACTCACCCGGCGGCCTGCTGGGCGAGGTCGAGGCCGCCGAGGCCGAGCTGCGGGCAGCGGCGGCGCGCGGGCGGCGCGGCGGGCCCGCGCCGGACGAGGACCTGGCGGCGTACTTCGCCGAGGTGGTCGACGCCGAGCAGAAGATCGAGCCCCGCGACTGGATGCCCGACGCGTACCGGCGCACGCTGATCCGGCAGATCGCCCAGCACGCCCACTCCGAGATCATCGGCATGCAGCCGGAGGGCAACTGGATCAGCCGGGCGCCGTCGCTCAAGCGCAAGGCGATCCTGCTGGCCAAGGTGCAGGACGAGGCGGGTCACGGCCTCTACCTCTACGCCGCCGCCGAGACCCTCGGCATCAGCCGCGACGAGCTGGTCCAACTGCTGCTCGACGGCCGCCAGAAGTACAGCTCGATCTTCAACTACCCCACCCTCAGCTGGGCCGACGTGGGCGCCATCGGGTGGCTGGTGGACGGCGCGGCGATCGTCAACCAGGTGCCGCTCTGCCGCTGCTCCTACGGCCCGTACGCCCGAGCGATGATCCGGGTCTGCAAGGAGGAGTCGTTCCACCAGCGGCAGGGCTACGAGATCCTGCACACCCTGGCACACGGCACCCCCGAGCAGCAGGCGATGGCCCAGGAGGCGGTGGACCGCTGGTGGTACCCGTCGCTGGCCATGTTCGGCCCGCCGGACGGCGACTCCACGCACTCCGCCCAGTCGATGGCCTGGAAGATCAAGCGCTTCTCGAACGACGACCTGCGGCAACGCTTCGTCGACATGTGCGTCCAGCAGGCCGAGATCCTCGGGCTGCGCATCCCCGACGCCGACCTGCGCTGGAACGACGAGCGGCAGGCGTACGACTACACCCAGCCGGACTACGACGAGCTGATGCGGGTGATCTCCGGCGACGGGCCGTGCAACCGCGAACGGATTGCGCACCGCCGGGCCGCGCACGCCGACGGCAGCTGGGTACGCGAGGCCGCCGCGGCGTACGCCGCGAAGCGGGCGGGACAGAAGGAGACGGTGGCCGCGTGA
- the paaB gene encoding 1,2-phenylacetyl-CoA epoxidase subunit PaaB, translated as MSERSEQAEQAGMTSHSPLWEVFVRARRGLSHTHVGSLHAPDAELALRNARDLYTRRQEGVSIWVVPASAITASSPDEKDAFFDPAADKVYRHPTFYEVPDGVAHL; from the coding sequence GTGAGCGAGCGTAGCGAGCAAGCCGAGCAAGCCGGCATGACGAGTCATTCGCCTTTGTGGGAGGTCTTCGTGCGGGCACGGCGCGGGCTGTCGCACACCCACGTCGGCAGCCTGCACGCCCCCGACGCCGAGCTTGCTCTGCGCAACGCCCGTGACCTTTACACCCGTCGCCAGGAGGGCGTGTCGATCTGGGTGGTGCCGGCCAGCGCGATCACCGCGTCCAGCCCGGACGAGAAGGATGCCTTCTTCGACCCGGCCGCCGACAAGGTCTACCGCCACCCCACCTTCTACGAGGTGCCGGACGGGGTGGCCCACCTGTGA
- the paaC gene encoding 1,2-phenylacetyl-CoA epoxidase subunit PaaC: MNGPFDFTLALADDALVAAQRLAEWTTRAPEMEEDIALANIALDQLGAARLLLSYAGELEGAGRDEDALAYLRDDREFRNALLVELPNGDFAVTMAKLFFLAAYQLPLYTALAGCADERLAAIGAKARKESAYHLDHGALWVKRLGDGTEESHRRMQAAVDQVWPYTHELFAADPAAPVDPATLRPAFDEVVGPVLAEATLTQPDGAWAPAGGRTGVHTEHLAYLLAEMQVLHRAHPGARW; encoded by the coding sequence GTGAACGGGCCCTTCGACTTCACCCTCGCTCTCGCCGACGACGCGTTGGTCGCGGCCCAGCGGTTGGCCGAGTGGACCACTCGTGCCCCGGAGATGGAAGAGGACATCGCGCTGGCCAACATCGCCCTCGACCAGCTCGGCGCGGCGCGTCTGCTGTTGTCGTACGCGGGCGAGCTGGAGGGCGCCGGGCGCGACGAGGACGCGCTGGCGTACCTGCGCGACGACCGCGAGTTCCGCAACGCGCTACTGGTCGAGCTGCCCAACGGCGACTTCGCGGTGACGATGGCGAAGCTGTTCTTCCTGGCGGCGTACCAACTGCCGCTGTACACCGCGCTGGCCGGCTGCGCGGACGAGCGGTTGGCCGCGATCGGCGCGAAGGCGCGCAAGGAGTCGGCGTACCACCTGGACCACGGCGCGCTGTGGGTGAAGCGGCTCGGTGACGGCACCGAGGAGTCGCACCGTCGGATGCAGGCGGCCGTCGACCAGGTGTGGCCGTACACCCACGAGCTGTTCGCCGCGGACCCGGCGGCGCCGGTCGACCCGGCGACCCTGCGGCCGGCGTTCGACGAGGTCGTCGGCCCGGTGCTGGCCGAGGCGACGCTCACCCAGCCGGATGGTGCCTGGGCCCCGGCCGGCGGGCGGACCGGTGTGCACACCGAGCACCTGGCCTACCTGCTCGCCGAGATGCAGGTGCTGCACCGCGCCCACCCCGGAGCTAGGTGGTGA
- the paaD gene encoding 1,2-phenylacetyl-CoA epoxidase subunit PaaD, translating to MSDARTAAASVVDPEIRVITIDELGILRAVEEDPATGRVTVTITPTYTGCPAMDVIRADIRGALAAAGHPDAEVRTVYSPPWSTDWISEGGRAKLAAAGIAPPAPVRTAGVVSVTLAVRCPQCGSPETEQISRFGSTACKALWRCRSCSEPFDHLKAL from the coding sequence GTGAGTGACGCGAGGACGGCCGCCGCCAGCGTCGTGGACCCGGAGATCCGGGTCATCACCATCGACGAGCTGGGCATCCTGCGCGCGGTCGAGGAGGATCCGGCCACTGGCCGGGTCACGGTCACCATCACCCCGACCTACACCGGTTGCCCGGCGATGGACGTGATCCGGGCCGACATCCGCGGCGCGCTCGCCGCCGCCGGCCACCCGGACGCTGAGGTCCGGACCGTCTACAGCCCACCGTGGAGCACCGACTGGATCTCCGAGGGTGGGCGGGCCAAGCTCGCCGCCGCCGGGATCGCCCCGCCGGCCCCGGTGCGCACCGCCGGCGTCGTGTCAGTGACGCTCGCGGTCCGCTGCCCGCAGTGCGGTTCACCGGAGACCGAGCAGATCAGCCGGTTCGGTTCCACAGCGTGCAAGGCGTTGTGGCGGTGCCGCTCCTGCTCCGAACCCTTCGACCACCTGAAGGCGCTGTGA
- the paaE gene encoding 1,2-phenylacetyl-CoA epoxidase subunit PaaE, translated as MTVTITRPVRRRPVFHPLSVAAVDRLTDDSVAVTFAVPEELRETFAFRAGQHLTVRRVAEDGADVRRSYSICSTPDDLARHGRLRIGVREIPGGAFSAFACGALRGGDTVEVLPPLGTFTTAFAPDRVRHYGAVVAGSGITPVLGLVSTALAVEPASTFTLVYGNRTANTVMFAEELADLKDRYPTRLHLVHVLSREQGESPLLSGRIDAERLSRLLGTIVPGDLIEEWFLCGPYGMVVDVRDVLTARGLPESAVHTELFHVDTPPEPVRRPVEQAGAGAEVTIVLDGRSSSFTMGREERVLDAALKVRGELPYACKGGVCSTCKAKVVDGAVTMARNYALEPDELAAGYVLTCQSSPTTDKLTVDYDA; from the coding sequence GTGACTGTCACCATCACCCGCCCGGTTCGCCGCCGGCCGGTCTTCCACCCGTTGTCCGTCGCCGCCGTCGACAGGCTCACCGACGACTCCGTGGCGGTGACCTTCGCCGTACCCGAGGAACTGCGGGAGACCTTCGCGTTCCGCGCCGGCCAACACCTCACCGTGCGGCGAGTCGCTGAGGACGGCGCGGACGTGCGCCGGTCGTACTCGATCTGCTCCACCCCCGACGACCTGGCCCGGCACGGCCGGTTGCGGATCGGGGTGCGGGAGATCCCCGGCGGCGCCTTCTCGGCGTTCGCCTGCGGGGCCCTGCGCGGGGGCGACACCGTCGAGGTGCTGCCGCCGCTGGGCACCTTCACCACGGCGTTCGCGCCGGACCGGGTGCGGCACTACGGCGCGGTCGTCGCCGGCTCCGGCATCACGCCGGTGCTCGGGCTGGTCTCGACCGCCCTGGCCGTCGAGCCGGCCAGCACCTTCACCCTGGTGTACGGCAACCGCACGGCGAACACGGTGATGTTCGCCGAGGAGTTGGCCGACCTGAAGGACCGTTACCCCACCCGGCTGCACCTGGTGCACGTCCTCTCCCGGGAACAGGGCGAGTCGCCGCTGCTCTCCGGTCGGATCGACGCCGAGCGGCTGAGCCGGTTGCTGGGCACCATCGTGCCGGGCGACCTGATCGAGGAGTGGTTCCTCTGCGGCCCGTACGGCATGGTGGTCGACGTCCGGGACGTGCTGACCGCACGCGGGCTGCCCGAGTCGGCGGTGCACACCGAGCTGTTCCACGTCGACACGCCGCCGGAGCCGGTGCGCCGACCCGTCGAGCAGGCGGGCGCCGGAGCCGAGGTGACCATCGTGCTGGACGGAAGGTCGTCGAGCTTCACCATGGGCCGCGAGGAACGGGTGCTGGACGCCGCGCTGAAGGTGCGTGGCGAGCTGCCGTACGCCTGCAAGGGTGGCGTCTGCTCGACCTGCAAGGCGAAGGTCGTCGACGGGGCGGTCACGATGGCCCGCAACTACGCGCTGGAGCCCGACGAGCTGGCCGCCGGCTACGTGCTGACCTGCCAGTCCAGCCCGACCACCGACAAGCTCACTGTCGACTACGACGCATGA